In a genomic window of Rhinoderma darwinii isolate aRhiDar2 chromosome 10, aRhiDar2.hap1, whole genome shotgun sequence:
- the LOC142662526 gene encoding transcription factor HES-5-like has translation MAPSFNILHEAKRAKIGGLKKNKIRKPVIEKMRRDRINHSIEQLRILLEKDIQKNHQHSKLEKADILEMAVKYLQRQTQRHMNDSQNSQDLYYQGYYMCLKETVGFLHNQEYTQGKIFRHICMQQSQTIAEHRLQYPVTPLQRYPHNASEGNREIWRPW, from the exons ATGGCTCCCAGTTTCAATATATTGCATGAAGCCAAAAGAGCAAAGATTGGTGGACTGAAAAAAAATAAG atcaggAAGCCGGTGATTGAGAAGATGAGAAGGGATCGTATAAATCACAGCATTGAGCAACTCCGAATTTTGCTTGAGAAAGACATCCAGAAAAATCACCAGCACTCGAAACTAGAGAAAGCTGATATTTTAGAAATGGCTGTCAAATATCTTCAGCGACAGACGCAGCGTCACATGAACG atTCTCAGAATTCTCAGGATTTATATTATCAAGGATACTACATGTGTCTCAAAGAAACAGTGGGATTTCTGCATAACCAGGAATACACACAGGGAAAAATATTCCGACACATCTGTATGCAACAAAGTCAAACAATTGCTGAACACCGTTTACAGTATCCAGTCACCCCACTACAAAGATACCCCCATAATGCCTCGGAAGGTAACAGAGAGATATGGAGACCTTGGTAG